A genomic segment from Chanos chanos chromosome 2, fChaCha1.1, whole genome shotgun sequence encodes:
- the tm2d3 gene encoding TM2 domain-containing protein 3 codes for MGKNGVIWLFKKGRHIMKAHGITFLLLIDVLFKTVNGYLSSPHVGPEPLQSDSQHSTVISSPVVLTASSASPSVEGGYQSKCPSGGLCSKLPSDCVACSFHHNCSYGKPAVFSCKTKPGVHCVGDSGQQLTHFNLTVTCQFCWQLDPSLYRCNSSTNCMTVSCPRKRYNTTCEALEHVHCLGKRRFPKRLFCNWTGGYKWSTALALSITLGGFGADRFYLGQWREGLGKLFSFGGLGIWTLIDVLLIGVGYVGPADGSLYI; via the exons ATGGGCAAGAATGGTGTGATTTGGTTGTTTAAAAAGGGACGGCACATCATGAAAGCCCATGGGATCACGTTTTTACTCCTTattgatgttttatttaaaacagtaaaCG GATACTTGAGTTCCCCACATGTTGGACCAGAACCTCTTCAGAGCGATTCCCAACACAGTACCGTAATCAGCAGCCCAGTGGTACTGACAGCTTCGTCTG cTTCCCCGTCTGTCGAAGGGGGTTATCAGTCCAAATGTCCAAGTGGAGGTCTGTGCAGTAAACTGCCGTCTGACTGCGTTGCCTGTTCCTTCCATCACAACTGCAGCTACGGCAAACCAGCCGTCTTCTCCTGCAAGACCAAGCCAGGAGTCCACTGCGTA GGCGATTCTGGGCAGCAGCTGACCCACTTCAACCTCACGGTGACCTGCCAGTTCTGCTGGCAGCTGGACCCCTCCCTCTACCGCTGCAACAGCTCCACCAACTGCATGACCGTCTCCTGCCCCCGCAAGCGCTACAACACCACCTGTGAGGCGCTGGAGCACGTGCACTGTCTCG GGAAAAGAAGGTTTCCCAAACGACTGTTTTGCAACTGGACCGGAGGCTACAAATGGTCCACAGCACTGGCACTCAG CATCACACTGGGTGGGTTTGGTGCGGACCGGTTCTATCTGGGCCAGTGGCGGGAAGGCCTGGGGAAGCTGTTCAGTTTCGGGGGCCTCGGCATCTGGACGCTGATCGACGTGCTGCTTATCGGGGTGGGCTACGTGGGACCCGCGGACGGCTCACTCTACATCTGA
- the larp6a gene encoding la-related protein 6a has product MKAIINAFLRCLSFLLPLSWLHLGFCWWVGDECTGMPRPNPRARFSTGKPLTYEEVTAQDDSIPSASPVPSCVSLAADSSVPPQYSWWGRIRELWQAVEHIFGAPFAVHERWCQKKRGFYPQYTVDCSSHSSTTNIGGSATEEANEPRKDHFSPNDMSATTEMPNPAERVSDSVEKNIDEVINVDPHLQEMGTQVTITVAIQAAEDEEPDEEISSNNIDFHGGSCSEDEIGRHEKSSGAGTSGGEVEEESWQPPDPDLIQKLVAQIEYYLSDENLEHDAFLLKHVRRNKLGFVSVKLLTSFKKVKHLTRDWRTTAYALRHSALLELNEEGRKVRRRSTVPVFASESLPSRMLLLSELRRWPELGVALQGGAGDGGGGGGGATQQERLMELLLKAFGIYGPIASVRVLKPGKDLPSDLKKLSGRYAQLGTEECAIVEFEEVEAAIKAHEAVGSERDGNGPLGLKVVLIGTKPPKKKIAKDRPREEGGMRKSRSLNSRVRELQYHGDDSACSSSETESNPTSPRLARKSRSVNKLSPTSVGPTFQQSNHLSPVVSPRNSPWSSPRASPCPQRKSPHPAVSPLASEGRLSPEPGRRWADYSSDSSLTPSGSPWVQRRKQVASQESSPVGSPMLGRKIQNADGLPPGVVRLPRGPDGTRGFHCVSAGERGKSAATQT; this is encoded by the exons atgaaAGCTATAATAAACGCATTCCTACGCTGCCTTTCTTTCCTCTTGCCTCTCTCCTGGCTTCACCTAGGGTTTTGCTGGTGGGTTGGCGATGAGTGTACAGGGATGCCACGGCCCAATCCTAGGGCTCGTTTCAGTACGGGAAAGCCTCTTACATATGAGGAAGTAACAGCACAAGACGACTCCATCCCCTCCGCTTCCCCTGTCCCTAGCTGTGTCTCGCTAGCTGCTGACAGCTCCGTGCCTCCACAGTATTCTTGGTGGGGCAGAATCCGGGAGCTTTGGCAGGCTGTGGAGCACATCTTTGGGGCTCCCTTCGCCGTCCACGAGCGCTGGTGCCAAAAAAAACGAGGGTTTTATCCTCAGTACACCGTTGATTGCAGTTCCCATTCGAGTACAACTAACATTGGAGGAAGCGCTACCGAAGAGGCGAACGAACCAAGAAAAGACCACTTCTCCCCTAATGACATGAGTGCGACTACGGAAATGCCGAATCCCGCCGAACGCGTGTCAGATTCAGTGGAGAAAAATATCGACGAGGTGATTAATGTGGACCCGCACCTGCAGGAGATGGGGACGCAAGTAACTATAACTGTCGCTATTCAGGCGGCGGAGGACGAAGAGCCAGACGAAGAAATTTCTTCCAACAACATTGACTTCCACGGAGGTAGCTGTAGTGAGGACGAAATAGGGAGGCATGAGAAATCCAG tggagctGGCACTAGTGGAGGGGAGGTGGAAGAAGAGAGTTGGCAGCCTCCAGACCCTGACCTCATACAGAAGCTCGTGGCTCAGATTGAGTACTACTTGTCCGACGAAAACCTAGAACACGATGCCTTCTTACTGAAACACGTCCGTCGCAACAAGCTGGGTTTCGTCAGCGTCAAGCTGCTCACCTCCTTTAAGAAG GTGAAGCACCTGACGCGAGACTGGAGGACGACGGCGTACGCGCTCCGCCACTCCGCGCTCCTCGAGCTCAACGAGGAGGGCCGCAAGGTGAGGCGCAGGTCGACCGTTCCCGTCTTCGCCAGCGAGTCTCTGCCCAGCCGCATGCTGCTGCTCAGCGAGCTCCGCCGCTGGCCGGAGTTGGGCGTGGCGCTGCAGGGCGGGGCGGGGGACGGcggtggaggaggaggcgggGCCACGCAGCAAGAACGGCTGATGGAGCTTCTCCTCAAGGCGTTCGGGATTTACGGCCCCATCGCCTCCGTGCGGGTGCTAAAGCCCGGCAAAGACCTCCCCTCGGACCTGAAGAAGCTGAGCGGGCGTTACGCGCAGCTGGGCACGGAGGAGTGCGCCATCGTCGAGTTCGAGGAGGTGGAGGCTGCCATCAAGGCCCACGAGGCCGTCGGCAGCGAGAGGGACGGTAACGGACCCCTGGGACTGAAGGTGGTTCTGATCGGCACCAAGCCGCCCAAAAAGAAGATCGCCAAAGACCGGCCGCGGGAGGAGGGAGGCATGCGCAAAAGCCGCTCGCTCAACAGCCGGGTGCGGGAGCTGCAGTACCACGGCGACGACTCGGCCTGCAGCTCCTCGGAAACGGAGAGCAACCCCACTTCGCCCAGGCTGGCTCGCAAGTCCCGCTCCGTCAACAAGCTCAGCCCCACCAGCGTGGGTCCGACGTTCCAGCAGAGCAATCACCTGAGTCCCGTCGTGTCCCCGCGGAACAGCCCCTGGTCCAGCCCGCGGGCCAGCCCCTGCCCCCAGCGCAAGTCCCCCCACCCCGCCGTCTCCCCCCTGGCCAGCGAGGGCCGGCTCAGCCCGGAGCCGGGGCGGCGCTGGGCGGACTACTCCTCGGACAGCAGCCTCACTCCGTCCGGCAGCCCCTGGGTGCAGCGGAGGAAGCAGGTGGCCTCCCAAGAGAGCAGTCCCGTCGGCAGCCCCATGCTGGGGAGAAAGATCCAGAACGCGGACGGTCTTCCGCCGGGCGTGGTGCGGCTCCCCCGCGGCCCGGACGGCACGCGCGGCTTTCACTGCGTCTCCGCGGGCGAGAGAGGCAAATCTGCCGCCACGCAGACTTGA